The following are encoded in a window of Harmonia axyridis chromosome 7, icHarAxyr1.1, whole genome shotgun sequence genomic DNA:
- the LOC123683925 gene encoding serine-aspartate repeat-containing protein F-like yields MELHSGVCGICKCKNLILDSKNSEKYCNLICSLFQSDLNIAEEIELNFNLCPVCVYQITLISSKREVFSNQNANDELETRDVCKMCGEKNEVLTINDTIFLTKCKPWLTKEDEVGLCVSCYYVIEIRNHLKDNLIHKLSEWDLDGNSKSSPNQKRLISRRKSSCETRKSIHKELEEVDSELTLERKKEHNSVNINDSSKSDNFGVNSQPIQKPKTRSRNVEEFPDSDCSFQIDCKEKKESEVYKQKQLTGFNLTNINNFSPLCNSGIQTNEEIQQDKKLFNYVPFVKMKELKDAYVEKDECSYVCSLISQRPIIKVTRTPPIKIKSLKNISSLHNKKKKEENKLKVIKSISSSSPPVEISKQLVVVVKRIKLPLTGISSPESNISVVAKKSESDISQMTVTPKKKKRVHFNDTPTIIITDDDLGDNFEHGNKYDENKRKRNTRKMSEQSKVDVIDIIESEKSENDELISLSLESGSEDESIHEVNNGSFKNIEEKNHEEESEENGEKNAENSSSEMIDSDTDMENEKTGNNVEEQYDEKLEENDEANDKINKNSAIEDHPETEYEENEELQKSEDYTNEVKDISDEEKEVEINDCIESNEEELEDEKSSLDGFQLVDVDDEPDNGVDNTSLENNDSSGTINVNKESITGYNEELTEIVENHNNETEEPDNSPTVDESESNVEKSSSDKLAEEKSVDNDDIELLLKKYSPEGSSQESAKDQATENTSDEVNEVDKGIEDENVKINEVDKGIDDEEDLEKSSSKSSNQMKDAPAQADEDFGSLIDEVQKCLLTSTKDIPSSSEGDQHVPLSDDLCNLTEPNNSDILDLLNKSFDEDRTAITTNSPQTENMNGNKSLKRKHSDDTLEELEQKKGKIDI; encoded by the exons AGTCTGATTTAAATATTGCTGAA GAAATAGAATTGAATTTCAATCTCTGCCCAGTATGTGTTTATCAGATCACATTGATAAGTTCAAAAAGAGAAGTCTTTTCTAATCAGAATGCAAATGATGAGTTGGAAACAAGAGATGTGTGTAAAATGTGTGGGGAAAAAAATGAAGTACTCACTATTAATGATACAATTTTTTTGACCAAGTGTAAACCATGGTTGACCAAGGAGGATGAAGTTGGACTGTGTGTCAGTTGTTATTATGTTATTGAAATCAGAAATCACTTGAAGGACAATTTAATACATAAATTG TCTGAATGGGACCTAGATGGTAATTCGAAATCTTCTCCCAATCAAAAAAGACTAATATCACGTAGAAAGTCTTCCTGTGAAACAAGAAAGAGTATTCATAAAGAATTAGAAGAAGTAGATTCAGAATTGACTCTTGAAAGGAAAAAGGAACATAATTCAGTCAACATAAATGATTCTAGTAAATCTGACAATTTTGGTGTTAATTCACAACCAAtacaaaaaccaaaaacaaGAAGCAGGAATGTTGAAGAATTTCCAGACTCTGACTGTTCATTCCAAATAGATTGtaaggaaaaaaaagaatcagaagtttataaacaaaaacaattaaCTGGTTTTAACTTgacaaatataaataatttctcTCCACTGTGCAATTCTGGTATTCAAACTAATGAGGAAATTCAACAAGATAAAAAACTTTTCAACTATGTTCCATTTGTGAAGATGAAAGAGTTAAAAGATGCTTATGTGGAGAAAGATGAGTGTAGTTATGTTTGTAGTTTGATATCTCAAAGACCAATAATAAAAGTTACACGAACTCCACCAATCAAAATCAagtcattgaaaaatataagttcattacataataaaaagaaaaaggaagaaaataaattgaaagtgATTAAATCAATTTCTAGTTCTTCCCCTCCGGTAGAAATCTCAAAACAACTTGTAGTTGTGGTGAAAAGAATAAAATTACCTTTGACAGGAATATCATCTCCagaatcaaatatttcagttgTTGCAAAAAAATCTGAGAGTGACATATCTCAAATGACTGTAACCCCCAAGAAAAAGAAACGTGTTCATTTTAATGATACTCCTACAATTATTATTACTGATGATGATTTGGGTGATAATTTTGAACACGGAAAtaaatacgatgaaaataaaagaaaaagaaatactcGAAAAATGTCAGAACAATCAAAAGTAGATGTAATTGatataattgaatctgaaaaatcagaaaatgatGAACTTATATCATTGTCTCTTGAATCTGGAAGTGAAGATGAATCAATTCATGAAGTAAATAATGGGtcatttaaaaatattgaagaaaaaaatcatgaagaGGAATCAGAAGAAAATGGCGAGAAAAATGCTGAAAATTCTTCCTCTGAAATGATAGATAGTGATACCgatatggaaaatgaaaaaactggAAATAATGTTGAAGAACAATATGATGAGAAATTAGAAGAAAATGATGAGGCCaatgacaaaataaataagaattCTGCAATAGAAGATCATCCAGAAACAGAATatgaggaaaatgaagaattgcAAAAATCTGAAGATTATACCAATGAAGTAAAAGACATTTCAGATGAAGAGAAAGAAGTGGAAATTAATGATTGTATTGAAAGCAATGAAGAAGAATTAGAAGATGAAAAAAGCAGTTTAGATGGTTTCCAACTAGTAGATGTGGATGATGAACCTGATAATGGTGTAGATAATACATCATTGGAAAACAATGATTCAAGTGGAACAATTAATGTTAATAAAGAATCAATAACTGGATACAATGAAGAGTTGACAGAAATTGTAGAAAATCATAATAATGAAACTGAAGAGCCTGATAATTCTCCAACTGTTGATGAATCAGAATCAAATGTTGAGAAAAGCTCTTCAGACAAATTAGCAGAAGAAAAATCTGTGGATAATGACGATATTGaattattactgaaaaaatacaGCCCAGAAGGTTCTAGTCAAGAATCAGCAAAAGATCAAGCAACAGAAAACACATCTGATGAAGTTAATGAAGTTGATAAAGGAATAGAAGATGAGAATgtcaaaattaatgaagttgATAAAGGAATAGATGATGAGGAGGACCTAGAAAAATCAAGCAGCAAGAGTAGTAACCAAATGAAAGATGCACCTGCACAAGCAGATGAAGATTTTGGTTCACTGATAGACGAAGTACAAAAATGCCTTCTCACATCTACAAAAGATATACCCAGTTCATCTGAAGGAGATCAACATGTTCCGCTTTCAGATGATTTATGCAATTTAACAGAACCAAACAACTCAGATATTCTCGACCTCTTGAACAAATCATTTGATGAAGATCGTACAGCTATTACAACCAACTCGCCCCAAACAGAAAATATGAACGGTAATAAAAGCCTTAAAAGAAAACATTCAGATGATACATTAGAAGAATTAGAGCAAAAAAAGGGAAAGATtgatatttaa